TTCGGTTTCGGGCAAGGCAACTACAATGATCAGTTGATGGAGCAGCTTGCCGATGCCGGCAATGGCAACTATGGCTACATCGACACCTTGATGGAGGCGCAGAAGCTGTTCGTGCGCAACCGCGCGGCCACTTTGCGCACCATCGCCAAGGACGTGAAGATCCAGGTCGAGTTCAATCCCTCGGTGGTCGCCGAGTACCGGTTGATCGGCTACGAGAATCGCGCGCTGGCACGCGAGGATTTCGCGAATGACAAGGTGGATGCCGGCGAAATCGGTGCCGGCCACAGCGTGACCGCGCTGTATGAGATCGCTCTGCTCGGTTCCGATGGGCAACGCCTGGAACCGCTGCGCTACCAGCCCGAGGCCACAGCCGCGCCGCATGGCGGTGAACTGGCCCTGGTGCGCCTGCGTTACAAGGCGCCGGACGGCGAGGTCTCGAAACTGATCGAACGGCCGGTGCGTCGCGACGAGGTGCTGTCCGATTTCGATCGGGCCAGCGAATCGACGCGCTGGGCGGCTTCCATCGCGGCCTTCGGGCAGTCGCTGCGCGGCGGCAAGTATCTGGGAAGCTACGGTTACCCGGAGATTCGCGCGCTGGCCGCGCACAGCCGCGGTGATGACCCGTATGGCGATCGCGCGGAACTGCTTAAACTGGTCGATCTGGCGCAGTCTCTGGCGCAGCACACGACCGGAACGGATGTCGCAAGCGGACACTGACGAAGCCCTGATGCAGGCCTATGGCGCCGGCGACGCGCATGCGTTCCAGCGCCTCTACCTGCGCCACGCCGATCCGGTGTATCGCTACTGCCTGCGTGCCAGCGGTTCGCCAGCGAACGCCGCCGAGTTCGCGCAGGATGTGTGGATGCGGGTCATCGAGGCGCGTCAGCGCTACGCTCGGACTGCCGGATTCAAGACCTGGCTGTACCGCATCGCCCACAATCGCATGGTCGACCACTGGCGCGCACAGGCGACGCGCGGCAGCAGCGAGACTTTGGCCGACGAACAGGCCGATCCCTCGGCTTCGCCGGAACGCCGTGCCGCCGCCGAGGACTGCGTGGCTCGTCTGCAAGTCGAACTCGCTGGCTTGCCATTCGAACAGTGCGAGCTGATCGTACTGCGCGAAGAGGGCGAACTGACGCTGGAACAGATGGCGGAGCTGCAGGGCGTGGGTCGCGAAACCGTCAAGAGCCGGCTGCGCTACGCGCTGGCCAAGCTGAAGGAGGCCTTGCATGACTGCCTCGAATGAGCGCGATCCCGGTCGCGATCGCGAACTGGATGACTATCTGGCCGGTCGCCATGCGCTGTCGCGTCACTACGCGCAGGCGCGGGTCGAGCGTCCCACCGGGCATGACGCAGCGATACTCGCCAAGGCCGCCGCGGCGGCGCAGGCCGGCACAGCCAAGCGTGGCGGGCACCGCTGGCAGCCGGTCCTGGCCGTGGCCGCAACGATGGTGCTCGGCGTGGCCGTCGGCTGGAATCTGCTGCGGACACCGGCGGCGGACGTCGGCGCCGATTCCGACAGTGCGATGGGCTCGGCCGCGCCGTCCGCATCTGGCGACATTGCGGCCCCGGGTTCGCAGAAGGCCGCCGAAGCCATACGGGCCGAGGATGCGCAGCAACAGCGTCTTGCGCAAAAGCAGGCGTCCGCGCGCGCTGCGCAGCCACGCGCCCAGGCCTTTGCGGCGCCACGCTCGCTGCACGGCCCGAACCCGCAGATGGCCGCGCCGCCGCCTCGCGGCGCTGCGAACCCGTCACCCCCGCTGATTTCCGACGACCCGCAGATTCAGCGGCTGATCGACCACGTGCGCGAACTGCCGGACGGAACGGTTCGTCTCGACGGCAAAAGCCTGTCCGGCTCCGCGCTGGCCGAGGTCTGGACGCAGCGCTGGGCGCGTTCCGGCACGCGCTGCTCACTGGCTGCGGATTTCGTGGACTATTGCGCGCTGCCGGACTACGAGGGTGCACAGATCGAGCAGGACGGAGAACTTCAGCCCCTGCGCCCGATTCTGCATCGCTGGATTCGCAACATGGAACATCCGCCGAGATGAGCAAGTCGCACGCGACTCCGTACTTCGACGGAGCCACTTTCAAGTTTCTGCAACAGCTTTCGCGCAACAACAACCGCGAGTGGTTCACCGCGAACAAGGCACGCCATGAGGCGTCCGTGCGCGGCCCGGCGCTGGCGCTGATCACCGATCTGGCCGAACCCCTGGCCGCAATCAGCCCGAAGTTCCGCGCCGTACCCAAGGCCGTGGGCGGCTCGCTGTTCAGGATTCAGCGCGACACCCGCTTTTCCAACAACAAGCTGCCGTACAAGACCTGGATCGGCCTGCGCTTTTTTCACGAACGCGGCCGTGATGGCGATGCGCCGCTGTTCTACCTGCACATCGAACCCGGCAACAGCTTCGTCGGCGGTGGTCTGTGGCATCCGCAGGCGGCGGCACTGCGCAAGATCCGCGACTACCTGATCGCCAATCCCGTGAGCTGGAAGGCCGTGTGCACTCAGGCTGAGAAGCGGGGCTTCGTCTGGGGCGGAGAATCACTGCTGCGTGCGCCGCGCGGTTACGAGCCGGACCACGAATTGATCGAGCATCTCAAACGCAAGGATTTCGTGCTGTCGCGGGGGCTTTCCGACGACGAGGTTCTGTCGGAACGGTTCGGCCGCACGATCATTACGGCATTCGATCAGGTGGCGCCACTGGTCGACTGGCTGTGTGACGCGGTGGAGATCGACTTCTAGGCGCACCGGCCTCGGCGACCGAAAGGGCGTGGTCTTGGCAAACGCTCTATTCGATGTCGAGTTTCTTGATCTTGTAGCGCAGCGCGCGGAAGGACATGCCCAGCAGCTGGGCGGCGCGCGTCTTGTTGTAGCGCGCTTTCTCCAGCGCTTCGCGAATCGCCTGCCGCTCCATGTCCTGCATGTGCTCGGGCAGTGAGGCTTTGCCGGACGCCGCGTGCGGCGGCGTCAGGATGGGATCGTCGCGCAAGGCGAGGTCTTCGACCGTGATGGTCTGTCCGTCGCACAGCGTCACGGCCCGTTCGAGGATGTTTTCCAGCTCGCGGACATTGCCGGGGAAGTCGTAGAGGCGCAGGCGCTGCATGGCTGCGCTGTCGATCGCGGGGGCTGTCTCGAATCCGGCCTCGGCGGACAGGCGCTGCAGGATGTACCGAGCCAGCACCGGGATGTCGTCGCCGAGTTCGCGCAGCGGTGCGGTCTGGACTTCGATGACATTGAGGCGATAGTAGAGGTCCTGCCGGAATGCGCCGTCGCGAACCAGCTCCGACAGGTTCTTGTGCGTGGCCGAGATGATGCGCACGTTGACCGGAATCTCCAGTTCGGCGCCGAC
This genomic interval from Banduia mediterranea contains the following:
- a CDS encoding sigma-70 family RNA polymerase sigma factor yields the protein MSQADTDEALMQAYGAGDAHAFQRLYLRHADPVYRYCLRASGSPANAAEFAQDVWMRVIEARQRYARTAGFKTWLYRIAHNRMVDHWRAQATRGSSETLADEQADPSASPERRAAAEDCVARLQVELAGLPFEQCELIVLREEGELTLEQMAELQGVGRETVKSRLRYALAKLKEALHDCLE
- a CDS encoding DUF2461 domain-containing protein produces the protein MSKSHATPYFDGATFKFLQQLSRNNNREWFTANKARHEASVRGPALALITDLAEPLAAISPKFRAVPKAVGGSLFRIQRDTRFSNNKLPYKTWIGLRFFHERGRDGDAPLFYLHIEPGNSFVGGGLWHPQAAALRKIRDYLIANPVSWKAVCTQAEKRGFVWGGESLLRAPRGYEPDHELIEHLKRKDFVLSRGLSDDEVLSERFGRTIITAFDQVAPLVDWLCDAVEIDF